One genomic segment of Sminthopsis crassicaudata isolate SCR6 chromosome 4, ASM4859323v1, whole genome shotgun sequence includes these proteins:
- the GOLT1A gene encoding vesicle transport protein GOT1A — MISVSEWQKIGMGIMGFGLFFILFGILLYFDSVLLAFGNILFLCGLSFIIGLRRTFGFFFQRHKLKGTSFFLGGVIIVLMRWPLLGMALETYGFINLFRGFFPVAFGFLASSIPILSSLFQRLQGTSSMV, encoded by the exons ATGATCTCTGTGTCGGAATGGCAGA AGATTGGCATGGGTATCATGGGCTTTggccttttcttcattctctttgggATCCTTTTGTACTTTGACTCTGTGCTTCTGGCCTTCGGAAAT ATATTATTCCTATGTGGTCTCTCCTTCATCATTGGTTTAAGAAGAACTTTTGGATTCTTCTTCCAAAGGCATAAACTGAAGGGGACAAGTTTCTTCCTCGGGGGTGTGATAATTGTCCTCATGCGCTGGCCTCTTTTGGGGATGGCCCTGGAGACTTATGGTTTTATCAACCTTTTCAG GGGTTTTTTCCCAGTTGCTTTTGGATTCCTAGCTTCCAGCATCCCAATTCTCAGTTCG CTGTTCCAGAGGCTCCAAGGCACCAGCTCCATGGTCTGA